Proteins from one Myxococcales bacterium genomic window:
- a CDS encoding APC family permease: MRDRIESPAARRSLGFGSLLTLGVNGIVGVGIFFAPSEVAALVPGTAGLSVYVLTTLCLLPIAFAYAALGSRFDEDGGPYVWARAAFGPTAGFAVGWVAYVSALFSTSAVIAGLAQHAGPLLGFHGEVGQRLFAVLAVLALSAVASSGLSPSAWVWSGITVLKLLPLLLIAALFLMAGPTLPSADAPARADFARAALVVVFATQGFEIVPVPAGNARGSARVVPAATILSLVAASALYVVLHAACLTSLPGLAVEPAPLVAAGNALGGARVARMVAVGTNLSALGIAFGMFAMTPRYLAALGRPDGLGLWVAREDRRHVPQRALWLTALAVSAAVVSGRLMELFALSSVAVVAQYGMSVAALAKLSFRRTLGLSPWHALAAPLALGAVWLVARAARAGELLVAAGVLALGALVLGVRRRLA, from the coding sequence GTGCGTGACCGAATCGAGTCGCCGGCGGCAAGACGAAGCCTCGGGTTCGGCAGCCTGCTGACGCTCGGGGTGAACGGAATCGTCGGGGTGGGGATCTTCTTTGCGCCGAGCGAAGTGGCGGCACTCGTGCCGGGCACCGCCGGGTTGTCCGTGTACGTGCTGACGACCTTGTGTCTGCTCCCGATCGCTTTTGCCTACGCTGCCCTGGGCAGTCGCTTCGACGAGGACGGCGGGCCGTACGTATGGGCCCGGGCGGCCTTCGGCCCGACCGCCGGTTTTGCCGTGGGCTGGGTGGCCTACGTGTCCGCGCTCTTCAGCACCTCGGCCGTGATCGCCGGGCTCGCGCAGCATGCGGGCCCGCTGCTCGGTTTTCACGGCGAGGTCGGACAGCGTCTGTTCGCGGTGCTTGCGGTGCTCGCGCTGTCCGCGGTTGCATCGAGTGGCCTCTCGCCGAGTGCGTGGGTGTGGAGCGGCATCACCGTGCTCAAGCTCTTGCCGTTGCTGTTGATAGCGGCGCTGTTCCTGATGGCGGGCCCCACACTGCCGAGCGCGGACGCACCGGCGCGCGCGGATTTCGCCCGTGCGGCCCTGGTCGTGGTGTTCGCGACGCAGGGTTTCGAGATCGTGCCGGTGCCAGCGGGCAACGCTCGGGGTTCGGCGCGGGTGGTTCCCGCCGCGACGATCCTGTCGCTGGTCGCGGCGTCAGCCCTGTATGTGGTGCTGCACGCCGCCTGTTTGACCTCGCTCCCCGGGCTGGCGGTCGAACCGGCACCGCTGGTGGCTGCCGGCAACGCCCTCGGCGGCGCGCGCGTCGCCCGAATGGTCGCCGTCGGCACCAACCTCTCGGCCCTGGGGATTGCCTTTGGGATGTTCGCGATGACGCCGCGCTACCTGGCCGCGCTCGGGCGCCCGGACGGTCTCGGTCTCTGGGTGGCGCGAGAAGACCGGCGGCACGTCCCGCAGCGTGCGCTCTGGCTCACGGCGCTTGCGGTGAGTGCAGCGGTGGTCTCGGGACGCCTGATGGAGTTGTTCGCGCTGTCGAGCGTCGCGGTCGTGGCGCAGTACGGCATGAGCGTGGCTGCCCTCGCCAAACTCTCGTTTCGACGCACGCTTGGGCTCTCTCCCTGGCACGCGCTGGCGGCTCCGCTCGCGCTAGGTGCGGTCTGGTTGGTTGCCCGAGCCGCGCGAGCCGGCGAGCTACTCGTGGCGGCCGGCGTACTTGCACTCGGCGCTCTGGTGCTCGGTGTGCGTCGACGCCTTGCCTAG
- a CDS encoding TatD family hydrolase, with translation MLIDTHCHLDVSYFAEGSEAVIERARAEGVSAFVCIGVGGEAATRSAVELAGRRPDVVATVGVHPHDAASYGPDLSALLAQLAQGPRIVAIGEVGLDYHYDHSPREVQRDVFCTMVAFARERRLPIVVHTREAAAETLEILERERAADVGGVIHCFSEDRAFAARALDLGFDLSFSGIVTFKNARAVQDVAAWAPADRILVETDAPYLAPIPLRGKRCEPAHVLHTARAIASLRGVDLAELAEITSKNACRRFGPLLAAAAGISQN, from the coding sequence ATGCTGATCGACACCCACTGTCACCTCGACGTCAGCTACTTCGCGGAGGGATCCGAGGCGGTCATCGAGCGCGCCCGGGCAGAAGGGGTGTCGGCCTTCGTTTGTATCGGCGTCGGGGGTGAGGCGGCGACACGATCGGCGGTCGAGCTCGCCGGGCGTCGCCCCGACGTGGTTGCGACCGTGGGGGTGCATCCGCACGACGCGGCGAGTTACGGGCCGGACCTGTCGGCGCTCTTGGCCCAGCTTGCGCAGGGACCACGCATTGTCGCCATCGGCGAGGTGGGACTCGACTACCACTACGATCATTCCCCGCGCGAGGTTCAACGCGACGTGTTCTGCACCATGGTCGCGTTTGCCCGGGAGCGACGTCTGCCCATCGTGGTGCACACCCGCGAGGCGGCGGCCGAGACGCTCGAGATCTTGGAGCGGGAAAGGGCAGCGGACGTGGGCGGGGTGATTCACTGTTTCAGTGAGGACCGCGCCTTCGCGGCGCGAGCGCTCGACCTCGGCTTCGACCTTTCGTTCTCGGGCATCGTCACCTTCAAGAACGCGCGAGCGGTTCAGGACGTGGCGGCGTGGGCTCCCGCGGACCGCATCCTGGTCGAGACCGATGCGCCCTACCTGGCTCCGATCCCGCTGCGGGGAAAGCGCTGTGAGCCGGCCCACGTGCTGCACACGGCCCGGGCCATCGCGAGCCTGCGCGGGGTAGATTTGGCGGAGTTGGCCGAGATAACCAGCAAGAATGCCTGCCGGCGCTTCGGGCCGTTGCTGGCGGCGGCGGCGGGCATCAGCCAGAATTGA
- a CDS encoding TonB family protein: MSEARPFRAPGALVASVLLHGAALGGGAWLFYRSMAEPRSLPAPMASIEVSVEEPGLTLPTVTAAGLSGVADPEAVPEQRPTALPFGGERTPRPDLDEAGRGGTREASERALNLADSVDGLSLDRDPMNRLDRSQVQRLRTGQLRESWDDRRATPNPMELTFVASGSGRLALRRPVAERDPSRGTSSGGTPSELGAVLGGVALDDGAGAFGPTGGAEAGGTRALGALGTYNGSPGRDHRRSASVVLARPMVPRARAAVPSLNKGRPNDDTDSSQDVANAVESLIHASTAGGRVGSGAGGDPGPGRPASGGAIGAGSRSAPSGTGAGALSDIGADPGVIGYFRGVERKVEPFWRKAFPDWAIADGRSGLVTVNLVINKDGSLAALAVLRPSGIEEFDRNVVAAIRRAAPFARLPVRLLPGPQPLRMTFDATNPAVGRDGPGKGRRGGP, translated from the coding sequence ATGTCCGAGGCCCGTCCGTTCAGAGCACCCGGGGCGCTCGTGGCGTCGGTGCTCTTGCACGGTGCGGCACTGGGCGGTGGTGCTTGGCTCTTTTATCGGTCGATGGCGGAGCCGCGAAGCCTGCCGGCGCCAATGGCGAGCATCGAGGTCAGCGTCGAAGAGCCCGGGCTCACCCTGCCGACCGTGACGGCCGCGGGGCTCTCGGGTGTTGCAGATCCCGAAGCCGTGCCAGAACAACGGCCGACCGCGCTGCCTTTCGGTGGGGAGCGCACACCGCGCCCCGATCTGGACGAAGCGGGACGGGGCGGTACGCGGGAGGCCAGTGAGCGCGCGCTGAACCTGGCGGACAGCGTCGACGGACTCAGCCTCGATCGGGATCCGATGAACCGCCTCGATCGCAGCCAAGTGCAGCGGCTGCGGACTGGCCAACTGCGCGAGTCGTGGGACGATCGGCGGGCCACGCCGAACCCGATGGAGTTGACCTTCGTTGCATCCGGCTCGGGCCGACTCGCGCTGCGTCGACCGGTTGCGGAGCGCGACCCCTCGCGTGGCACGTCGAGTGGCGGAACACCCTCGGAGCTCGGCGCGGTGCTGGGTGGAGTCGCGCTCGACGACGGCGCCGGAGCCTTCGGACCGACCGGTGGCGCGGAGGCCGGGGGGACTCGTGCGCTCGGGGCGCTGGGTACATACAACGGCTCACCCGGGCGAGATCATCGGCGGAGCGCTTCGGTCGTGCTCGCGCGCCCGATGGTGCCCCGCGCGCGCGCGGCAGTGCCTTCGCTGAACAAGGGGCGACCGAACGACGACACGGACAGCTCACAAGATGTCGCGAACGCGGTCGAGTCGTTGATTCACGCGAGCACCGCAGGCGGTCGGGTGGGCAGCGGAGCCGGGGGAGATCCGGGCCCGGGGCGCCCGGCAAGCGGAGGCGCAATCGGCGCCGGCTCGCGTTCGGCGCCCTCGGGTACTGGCGCCGGCGCGCTCAGTGACATCGGCGCGGATCCGGGGGTGATCGGATATTTTCGCGGGGTCGAGCGCAAGGTCGAGCCCTTCTGGCGCAAGGCGTTCCCCGACTGGGCCATCGCGGACGGACGTTCGGGTCTGGTGACGGTGAACCTGGTGATCAACAAGGACGGCAGCCTCGCCGCGCTTGCGGTTCTGCGGCCGAGCGGCATCGAGGAGTTCGATCGCAACGTGGTCGCAGCCATCCGCCGCGCCGCGCCTTTCGCCCGGCTGCCAGTCCGGCTCCTTCCGGGCCCGCAGCCGCTGCGCATGACCTTCGACGCCACCAACCCCGCCGTCGGGCGGGACGGCCCCGGCAAGGGGCGTCGCGGAGGCCCTTGA